A part of Corvus cornix cornix isolate S_Up_H32 chromosome Z, ASM73873v5, whole genome shotgun sequence genomic DNA contains:
- the PRXL2C gene encoding peroxiredoxin-like 2C, which produces MAGPPAPPVTQQVGRARGCGRRPERPEQEQLREAARCLVLDADGSSVPFQALYGEQKAIVVFVRNFLCYTCKEYVEDLAKVPKAFLQESNVRLIVIGQSSYHHIKPFCSLTGYTHEMYVDPQREIYKILGMKRGEGNKVSVRSPHVKSNTLLGSIRSIWRAMTGPAFDFQGDPAQQGGALIIGPGNEVHFLHLDKNRLDHVPINTVLQLAGVKTVNFSNKPQIIDI; this is translated from the exons ATGGCCGGGCCGCCGGCGCCCCCGGTCACGCAGCAGGtcgggcgggcgcggggctgcgggcggcggccggagcggccggagcaggagcagctgcgGGAGGCCGCCCGCTGCCTGGTGCTGGACGCGGACGGGAGCAGCGTCCCCTTCCAGGCCCTGTACGGGGAGCAGAAAGCGATCGTGGTGTTCGTGCGG AATTTTTTGTGTTACACCTGTAAGGAGTATGTAGAAGATCTGGCAAAAGTCCCCAAAGCATTTTTACAA GAATCGAATGTGAGGCTTATAGTTATTGGACAGTCATCATATCATCACATCAAG CCCTTTTGCAGTTTAACTGGGTATACACATGAAATGTATGTAGATCCACAAAGggaaatttataaaatacttgGCATGAAAAGAGGTGAAGGTAATAAAGTATCAG ttCGGAGCCCTCATGTGAAATCAAACACACTTCTGGGAAGCATTAGGAGTATATGGAGAGCAATGACTGGCCCAGCTTTTGATTTTCAAGGAGACCCTGCTCAGCAGGGAGGAGCTTTGATTATAGGCCCAG GTAATGAAGTTCATTTTTTGCACCTTGATAAAAACAGGCTGGATCATGTTCCCATTAATACAGTTTTGCAGCTGGCAGGAGTTAAAACAGTGAATTTCTCAAACAAACCCCAGATTATTGACATATGA